A stretch of Porites lutea chromosome 5, jaPorLute2.1, whole genome shotgun sequence DNA encodes these proteins:
- the LOC140937984 gene encoding uncharacterized protein, whose protein sequence is MEKVKYEKGEEKYSQSLHRARETEPGSAAFRKLQVIDHLDAKRAHIEHLIFEVQEAGDRKADIGYHFRLKDPNVSDDFEEGDVVGFFNDDDGHLSIQLLDNKNGKDAFMAGVISRSAYLTATPPMNEKDATDVVCVIGVIQVKCMGSVRAGERIYATVDPENPGTAIPESNLPPSVLLSQSSILLGMSMGEKRSPKLDDVNMVQCFVCIVLGITDGQITSEIETIYDRFKMDLNVKLQKERKKYRRMLCISLTVLIFVIGLAIFLLVEYLYPGSALRYKLCRKGSLDGTSSFNYITFCRKRCTTNGIEFRWEGLKQKLSPELEHVAPITRNSQKFHYYLNVDRCAYGGSLKLSANVKGISNRKQVCGPIIFAVNSNCTAVYYYQDAPNAGWKRYQSVRYYPELQRRLKCKFK, encoded by the exons ATGGAAAAGGTCAAGTATgagaag GGGGAAGAGAAATATTCCCAGTCACTTCATAGGGCTAGAGAAACTGAACCGG GATCTGCCGCATTCCGGAAACTTCAAGTGATCGACCATTTGGATGCAAAACGAGCGCACATCGAGCACCTTATTTTCGAAGTGCAAGAAGCAGGTGACAGGAAAGCGGACATTGGATATCACTTCAGACTTAAAGATCCCAATGTGTCTGACGATTTCGAGGAAGGGGACGTTGTTGGTTTTTTCAACGATGACGACGGACACTTGAGTATACAACTGCTAGATAACAAGAATGGAAAGGATGCTTTTATGGCAGGAGTCATAAGCCGGTCAGCGTATCTGACGGCTACACCACCAATGAATGAAAAAG ATGCCACGGACGTTGTTTGTGTAATCGGAGTAATTCAAGTCAAGTGCATGGGCTCTGTTCGTGCTGGTGAACGCATATACGCCACGGTCGATCCCGAGAATCCAGGAACTGCCATCCCAGAATCCAACCTGCCACCCAGCGTTCTCCTGAGTCAAAGTAGCATTCTACTGGGCATGTCCATGGGAGAAAAGAGGTCTCCTAAACTTGATGATGTGAATATGGTGCAATGCTTTGTGTGCATAGTGCTTGGAATCACCGATGGACAAATTACCTCAGAAATAGAAACCATTTATGATCGCTTTAAGATGGATCTGAATGTAAAGCTGCAAAAAGAGCGGAAGAAATATAGACGGA TGCTGTGCATATCGTTGACCGTCCTTATTTTTGTCATTGGTTTGGCTATATTTTTGCTCGTGGAATACCTCTACCCAGGAAGTGCTTTAAGATACAAGCTGTGCAGAAAAGGTTCACTTGACGGCACATCATCTTTCAATTATATTACATTTTGCAGGAAG CGTTGCACTACTAATGGCATTGAGTTTCGATGGGAGGGTTTGAAACAAAAGCTATCACCGGAACTAGAGCATGTTGCGCCCATCACAC GGAATTCTCAAAAGTTTCATTACTACTTAAACGTGGATCGATGTGCTTATGGAGGATCTCTCAAGTTGTCTGCCAATGTAAAAGGCATTTCCAATAGAAAACAAGTATGTGGACCTATTATATTCGCCGTTAATTCCAACTGCACGGCCGTTTATTACTATCAAGACGCGCCAAATGCGGGCTGGAAACGATACCAATCAGTCAGATATTACCCCGAATTGCAGAGGCGTCTTAAATGTAAATTTAAGTGA
- the LOC140937985 gene encoding uncharacterized protein: MMSRYSGYQKLTQFDTVLPLSTRSFTSQGRAEVGFVTLEEKTVFDKKQSRILGEARQIVEDGVVDMEASSSVGQIFAIKVWVFREPAAAKLHQDKNGHVELEVIHRKHDVDKYYFSVNLDSVYDGPFAPVYQLARVEMEKRNAFQLLVELSFHNGVEEETQQLYSKPFTMRSKPRRKRQQSGVCELRTHHNF, from the exons ATGATGTCAAGATATTCAGGCTACCAGAAGCTGACACAATTTG ATACCGTTTTGCCCCTAAGTACTCGTTCCTTTACAAGCCAAGGAAGAGCGGAAGTAGGTTTTGTAACACTGGAAGAAAAAACCGTGTTTGACAAAAAGCAATCTCGGATTTTGGGAGAGGCGAGGCAAATCGTAGAAGATGGTGTGGTTGACATGGAAGCAAGTTCTTCGGTAGGGCAGATTTTTGCGATAAAAGTGTGGGTTTTCCGTGAACCAGCAGCGGCCAAACTTCACCAAGATAAAAACGGGCACGTGGAACTAGAAGTCATTCACAGAAAACACGATGTCGACAAG TATTACTTCTCTGTAAACTTGGACTCCGTTTATGATGGCCCCTTTGCTCCAGTGTACCAGTTAGCCAGGGTGGAAATGGAGAAGAGAAACGCTTTTCAGCTGTTGGTTGAGCTTTCGTTTCACAACGGAGTTGAAGAAGAAACCCAGCAGTTGTACAGCAAGCCATTCACGATGAGAAGCAAACCCAGAAGGAAAAGACAACAATCTGGTGTGTGTGAACTCAGAACACATCATAACTTCTAG